The Tripterygium wilfordii isolate XIE 37 chromosome 21, ASM1340144v1, whole genome shotgun sequence genome segment ACACGCAAAAACATGATGATACATGGAAAGTTTGGAATGAGAACAAAGATGCACACTAGTGTAAGTGATATGATTCCAGGAGTTGCATATGAGCATTATTGCACTGAAATAGACTGGACTAGTTTACCACAGAGGAGACATTTAACTTTTCCAATGCGCTTCCAAGGCCTTCCTGCACAAAGATAACTGTATTAGATACCGTCAATTTATCATGCATGACTAGTTAATTATATGGAAATGAAAGAAGAATTTCATATGAGCCTTGAGGAAGCCTTTTGTCTAGTAATTATGAGGAAGAAGACAATAAAATGGAAAGCTGAACAATCAAGCCAACAATGTATAATTGTTCAATAGTTCTAAAAGCTACTTTAGAGGGCCAAATTGGATTGGGATTAAAGCTGGATTGTAATCAACCAGGCCACGAGGCGGAGATTGCGTAAGGTGAGcggttatttatttatacataaaTAATCCCCAAAAGAACATTGTTGAATGTGAATACAAGGCACCCAATTTCTGATACACCAAAAACTGATAAAAGAATGTCTAGATGTGCAGAATTTAACTGGTTTTCAATAATGTAAACAATTGTATGATTGTTTGATATAATATGACTTGGAGCATTAAAAGTTATCCAAATAAATGAATATAAAACTTTCCCAACACCAGTAGCCCATCCCACCTTGTCGATGTCAATTTTATAAGTTGTCAAATGAGGGTATCTGTTGCAAAACACTTCCATGATAGGACCTAGAAGTCTGcctgcacaaaaaaaaagggcCATAATATGAACCAAATCGCCTTTTCATATAAAAAGGACTACCTGACAAACTACACTAATTCATATCTCACAGTTGGAATATTGCTCAAATAAACAAAGTACAAATAAACAGGATACTTACAGGGTGCACACCAATTTGCAGTGAAGTAGAAAATTGCTGGCACAGATTCATCTATCACATTTAAATTCAAGAGAATTTGTAAGAAACAAAGGATTAGACATTCAGTTTAAATGAAAGAAACATACATAATCATATACCTTGAACTTTTTTAAAGTAGTTGTTTAACTCTTCCTCCGACGACACAAGGACCAGGTTAGGAGGAGGGGCTGAAATCATGTAATTAAACCAATGTGTGTGATTCTTCAGTATGATAAAAAACACTTCCAAGCAACAGAGTTACAGAAAACTATTGGCAAAAAGGTATATCAATAGGTAGAAAATAGTACTATAGTGAAGAAACATAATGTCCTGCAACCTATACGCTTGTATAGGGATTAGGGACACAACTGAGAGGACTAAAAGTACTACAACCATCACTGTATTCAAGATtccatacttctcttcttcctcatgcaagaatttctttcatttttcaccAGAAGCCATCAAAGTGATCAAACTATACTAGTTTTCCCATTGTCAGATCCAGGCAACACTAATTATTGACAGCTTAAAACTTTATTCTAGAACCAATGTTCAATCTCCAACGGGTTCTACGTGGATGAAGACTGGGCTTACATTTAGCTTTAATCACGACAAGAAAGGCACTATGCCCAAAGAACACAATGCAGCAGCACATTCAATTTCTCGGTATCCACCAAAAACACTGTAGGCTTGAAAGCAAAttttttctaagaaaacaaTTCACTCCCATTGTTCCCATCCCAAAACAACAGCAACAAAATCCTAccaaaaagaacagaaaaaccctaaaacatATAAACTTGTTAGCATAACAGAAACCACGGAAAGCTAAAAGAATCAATAAAGGAGGACGCATACGTGGGGGAGTGCAGAAGTTTCTACGGAACTGAAAATGGGTATTGGTGATGTTGTTAGAAATGTAGGCACCGGTAGACACAAACTTCGAAGTAACAAAATTGGGTTGCGACATTGTGCTTCCGGTGTTGCAAGTAATTGAAACTAGGGTTTCACTCAGAGGAGTAGGAGATGAAACCGAACGAGTCCAGCCGCCGCCTCGGCGTGCCAGGATCTGACGGATTGCGCAACGTCCCTTCATCGTCTCCCTCCCTGTCTCTCGAGTTACCAATTCTTCCTCTCTTGCTGTTATTATTAGGGTTTATGATTGTCCGTATGGTTTTAGAAGTCTTTCGGAGAGTTGCCGAGTGCACTGGATCTTGCCACGTGTAGCAAGGGCTCTTTAGATGGGGATGGAGGCCACATAGGATGACGTGTCGGAATTGGACTTTCAAATCACAATTGAAGGGCCCGGTGAGTGCCAACTGCGACTCGAGAGAGTTGATGGACATGTCAATAAAGCCCAGTCCTTTTTCACCCTCCGGCCCATGTCTTTACGGCCCAaatgaagggggaaaaaaaaaaagagccggATAAATACATGTTTGGTTGTCGCGAGttatcttcatctttttttttttaaacaggaaAGAGGAAAGTGGGTTGGGGCTCTAACTCAGAGTTCGAGATTACATGCAACCCAACTCGTCAACTGAGCTATTCGGGATTCCTGTTGCAAGTTATATTCTTAATTCACAGTCGAAATAGCTTGATATATACATTAATGATATATGAACAGGACGATTGTCAACTTTCTGCATATTGTGGTGCAGTCATATGCATGGATTTAGTGGATATACTACTCACAATTCTTCATGTTCATTGGTGTATGAGTCTTTAAGAACTCACAACCAAATCGAGAACCACTAACTTTACAATCTTTATTCAAAGGTTAGTGTGATGGATAATTTTATTGTGGCCAAGCCAAACTCTCATGCATGTCAATTCCCTAATGTTGGTccaaaattaaagaaagaaaatgatttttttccctgatTGCTCTATCTCTCactatctttcttttcttttcttcctttttttagtTTAGTGGAAGTGGAGTCACCACTATGAATGTTTAATTGCCAAGTCCCTGATCGTTTTTTgctttttgatattattttttggGGCTAATTAAACTGAAGTCGTAGGTGATGATAACTAATTCTtgataataaaaagaaaatagaggTTGGTTGCACCTACTGTCTGTTTTAGATGACCTGCTCACGCCTCTCCAACAACAATAATATATGATTTTGACATTAAATACCCAAAATCACCTTAATTAATTTGATGGTAGCTAGCTGAACAAAAATGTATCTTATCATAGAATTCAACTAATTAACTAATTAGATAGCActgtcaaaaattttaaaattctcCTCCACTCAATATAAAACAATTAAAGATCTGATAGTACAAAATACAGATAGCTTTGAAATGCATGCAGTACATATCCATATTTATTAGAGATGCCATCAATTGTTAAAAAAACGTAAAAGATTCgtgtaatatgtatatatgtgtatatatatatatatatataacgtgtGGTGTGGGACACATCAGTTCCATGAACAACGTGACTTTTCTAGGGATATCTGTAAATCTGTATATTTCATTGGATGATGTGTGTTGTAATTGTTAGTGGAAGATTGATTGTGTTTTCTTGGttcaacttttatttttttggttagtGGAAAAGAAGTCATCTTTCCAATTGTGAGTTTTGTTTTCTCCTCTTGTCCAAGAACAATCTTTTGAACATTGCACTACGGAATTTACCTTCGTATCataaaagaaaacgaaaaagaaaggtcatctttttctttatttttttttgggttgtcaCATCGTCACTCAATTACATGTCttgcccaaaaactttgatCATCCGACTAGAGATATACATTTGTTGCTTTATGAATTAGTGATTGTGAATAATCCAATCCACAAAGCATATGATATGTACATGGTAAATCCACACATGAATGCAAAATATGCAAAGATTGAACCACCAAGGTGGTGGCTTGGTCGACAAAGTGAATGAGGGTCCTGggtaaatgttatttttttttatcactaaCAGTTACGATTTGTTACAACTCAATCCCTTATATTTTAAACGTAACAATTTGATATCTAGAGTAGCTGAGTTGTTTCACGATCAGCATGAAACAACTCATTGTGGATAGTCATTTTCCTTTAGTTATTTTTACACAATTCAAAATTCGTGTAAATGCTTGTTACTAGTTTCAAAAGtttgacatattatattatgtatttcATATATTCCTCTAGACGATGGGGACAAGAGACTTAGCCATGTTGCCACTCGACAACTCGTCTAGCACTATCAAGCTGGACATTACAAAGATTTGTGGTCCGATCTACTTGAGTTGACTACTCCATTACACCCCTAGGAGAAGTTGTGGCCTCTTAATTGACAGTGATATAAGCTATAAATCATGGGTTGTCAAAGATTGTGCTGAAGGGTGATGCATATTTAGTAACGCGGTGAACAACTCGAAGTTGGTGGAGAAGTGAGAGATGAACCCGAGAaagttatttatatttttttacaacGGGGAAGGAGGATTCGAATTCTGGTGATCAGAATGATATACAccattcttatcatttcaactAATGGGCCCGGTGTCTCAAGAAACttttttgagtttatttttaGTAAGAGAAACGTTACAGTCAAACGGAGAAGCTGGACTTGTTCATTAAGTTTTGGTCAAGAACCAAGACAATTACACACGCTTCTCTGTTACGTTTTTTAATCCCAAAAATACCCCTATTGTACTACAAACTTGACATTGTCGTCAACACCACCAAAATGACTTTTTCTTCAAAActactttttccttttttcttcatttcgattttcttccttttttctttaatatCTTATCTTTAATCCATATGTGGAAAgctatttatttaattaattagcaCAATATTTCCTCACTAAAGAGTTAAATTTATATGTTAtttggagaatttttttttcttctatgggGTGAAAAACTTAGCAATTGCCACTATGACAAGTTTTTTAATCCCCATCATTGGAGACATTTACTCACTAGCATGGCATCCAACCCCAAATTGCAATGAGAAACGATTATTTAAGGGTATTCATTTAcctttgattttaaaataagaTCAAATTTTGTAATCTCTTTAACAATTTATTCAAtaattttgtttattaattAGTTAACAACAAATAaggttatattaatatatagtaATTTAAGCATAATTGAATTAGTTAGAATATTCCAAACGTGGAGATTAAGTTAAACTATTCACATTTAAATTATTCGAATAtcaaaatatttacaaaaataagataatcaaaatacccaaaaaaattatattacccAATCTTAGAGCACTTGCAGTGGTAATTTTTTGTTGGGACAATAAAATGTATTGGAAGATGCTGATATGGTtagatattttgttgatgtgactaggtcaataaaatatattgataatgtaaatttgttgacttTATTTTAGGTATAGATACccgatattgatttttttgtgtAAATGTGAGTGTGTTAGAGGTGAGACCTACATGAAGAGTAAATATAAAGATATGAGTTTTGTCATTCCCCATATTGGTCCCAACAAATTGGCTCCATTGAAACCCTTTTTTCTCTATGACGGTATGACCCAACAAATAAGACAT includes the following:
- the LOC119988113 gene encoding thioredoxin O2, mitochondrial-like encodes the protein MKGRCAIRQILARRGGGWTRSVSSPTPLSETLVSITCNTGSTMSQPNFVTSKFVSTGAYISNNITNTHFQFRRNFCTPPPPPPNLVLVSSEEELNNYFKKVQDESVPAIFYFTANWCAPCRLLGPIMEVFCNRYPHLTTYKIDIDKEGLGSALEKLNVSSVPRLHFYQNGEKREEIVGADIERLKHTIEKLYTIQPAEDADGK